Proteins encoded by one window of Rathayibacter sp. VKM Ac-2760:
- a CDS encoding serine hydrolase domain-containing protein — MSDTTTTGRRGSARVAPGLESVATAFYSTIPHGSVAGSALSIWVDGEEVVDLAAGTADASAGRSFDATALVPLASVTKGLSSLLIAALVERGDLPGFDSPLASIWPRFAAHGKGGLTIGDVLAHRAGLSAPRRPVTDEQLYDAIVWADELAEQEPLWTPGRGHQYHTISHGALTAKIVAAAGGGSFSEDFRRIVADPLDADVWVGLPREQDDRVVRMVVPGTDEDSAVSTFETHQDHWVLRAADLGRDLDLIELLTSERGRRAAIPGANGLGTASGVAKIWSAAVVETDGVRLISDETARQLRRPRSIGAPVFAGEPPYQHWGAGVMIPSHWQWYLTAESFGHDGAFGQVAFADPQHRVGFAYLTNESGDWERGRSIIEAFRKAL, encoded by the coding sequence ATGAGTGACACCACGACGACGGGACGGAGGGGGTCGGCGAGAGTCGCGCCCGGGCTGGAGTCGGTGGCGACCGCCTTCTACTCCACCATCCCCCACGGGTCGGTCGCCGGCTCGGCACTGTCCATCTGGGTGGACGGCGAGGAGGTCGTCGACCTCGCCGCGGGAACGGCCGACGCCTCGGCCGGCCGCTCGTTCGACGCGACCGCCCTCGTCCCGCTGGCCTCGGTCACGAAGGGGCTGTCGTCGCTCCTGATCGCCGCCCTCGTCGAGCGAGGGGATCTTCCCGGGTTCGACTCCCCTCTCGCCTCGATCTGGCCCCGGTTCGCGGCGCACGGCAAGGGAGGACTGACCATCGGCGACGTCCTGGCGCATCGGGCGGGCCTGTCGGCTCCGCGCCGTCCCGTGACGGACGAGCAGCTCTACGATGCGATCGTGTGGGCGGACGAGCTGGCCGAGCAGGAGCCCCTCTGGACCCCCGGGCGGGGCCATCAGTACCACACGATCTCGCACGGGGCCCTGACGGCGAAGATCGTCGCGGCGGCGGGCGGCGGCTCCTTCAGCGAGGACTTCCGCAGGATCGTCGCCGATCCGCTCGACGCCGACGTCTGGGTGGGTCTCCCTCGGGAGCAGGACGATCGGGTGGTCCGCATGGTCGTTCCGGGAACCGACGAGGACAGCGCCGTCTCGACGTTCGAGACCCACCAGGACCACTGGGTCCTCCGAGCGGCCGACCTCGGACGGGACCTCGATCTGATCGAGCTCCTCACGTCGGAGCGGGGCCGCCGGGCGGCGATCCCCGGCGCGAACGGCCTGGGCACGGCGTCGGGAGTGGCGAAGATCTGGTCGGCCGCCGTCGTGGAGACGGACGGCGTCCGGTTGATCTCGGACGAGACGGCGCGGCAGCTGCGGCGGCCCCGGAGCATCGGTGCCCCCGTGTTCGCCGGCGAGCCGCCCTACCAGCACTGGGGGGCCGGAGTGATGATCCCCTCGCACTGGCAGTGGTATCTGACGGCGGAGTCCTTCGGCCACGACGGCGCCTTCGGGCAGGTCGCCTTCGCCGACCCGCAGCACCGCGTCGGCTTCGCCTATCTCACGAACGAGAGCGGCGACTGGGAGCGCGGCCGGTCGATCATCGAGGCGTTCCGCAAGGCCCTCTGA
- a CDS encoding sugar ABC transporter permease produces the protein MALPALAIFLYVMVVPTVQGMAAAFTNWSFAMPDADFVGFDNFVRAFEGDAGAAALRTLFLALVVVVGQNVLGLGIALLLNGSVIGRNVLRTIIFAPVVVSALVVGYLFKYIFGPPGYGGVNSVLAALNLPEVDFLGNPTIALWIIVVTVIWQSTGSTMVIYLAGLQGVPPELDEAAALDGAGYWKRFWFVTRPLLAPAITINLMLGLIGGLKIFDQIFSVTGGGPGGQTQTISTQIYQIFSQFGDYGRASAIALVLAIAIGILAAIQFTVLRRQERSSS, from the coding sequence ATGGCGCTCCCCGCCCTCGCGATCTTCCTCTACGTGATGGTCGTGCCCACTGTCCAGGGAATGGCGGCGGCCTTCACGAACTGGTCCTTCGCCATGCCGGACGCCGACTTCGTCGGATTCGACAACTTCGTCAGGGCCTTCGAGGGCGACGCGGGCGCTGCTGCCCTGCGCACCCTGTTTCTGGCCCTCGTCGTCGTCGTCGGGCAGAACGTGCTCGGACTCGGGATCGCGCTCCTGCTCAACGGCAGCGTCATCGGCCGCAACGTCCTGCGGACGATCATCTTCGCGCCCGTGGTCGTGTCGGCGCTGGTGGTCGGCTATCTGTTCAAGTACATCTTCGGGCCCCCCGGGTACGGAGGCGTGAACTCGGTGCTGGCCGCGTTGAACCTTCCCGAGGTCGACTTCCTCGGCAATCCGACCATCGCCCTCTGGATCATCGTCGTCACGGTGATCTGGCAGTCCACAGGCTCGACCATGGTCATCTACCTCGCCGGGCTGCAGGGGGTGCCGCCGGAGCTCGATGAGGCGGCCGCCCTGGACGGCGCAGGCTACTGGAAGCGCTTCTGGTTCGTCACCCGGCCTCTGCTCGCCCCGGCGATCACCATCAACCTCATGCTCGGGCTCATCGGCGGCCTGAAGATCTTCGACCAGATCTTCTCGGTGACGGGCGGCGGCCCCGGCGGTCAGACGCAGACGATCTCGACGCAGATCTACCAGATCTTCTCGCAGTTCGGCGATTACGGCCGGGCCTCGGCGATCGCCCTGGTCCTCGCGATCGCGATCGGGATCCTCGCCGCCATCCAGTTCACCGTTCTGCGACGACAGGAGCGCAGCTCATCATGA
- a CDS encoding TetR/AcrR family transcriptional regulator, producing MDTTPDRPTGKRERNKQDKLNRIVAAAAGLFDELGFESVTAQLVAERAEIAKGTLFLYARTMGELLLLVQNAHYAEAVARGRAEASAVPDRPEAVRAMLRAIVAYNRRRIDTGRRYLQEVLFGDPDQPHRVQALAIVAEADAVIAGILGRGGRLSESEAERRARSISQILFANLGLSENLRLDDEQLVDLVASQCAPLLD from the coding sequence ATGGACACGACCCCTGATCGCCCGACCGGAAAACGAGAGCGCAACAAGCAGGACAAGCTGAACCGCATCGTCGCGGCGGCGGCCGGTCTCTTCGACGAGCTGGGCTTCGAGAGCGTGACGGCGCAGCTCGTCGCCGAGCGAGCGGAGATCGCGAAGGGCACGCTCTTCCTCTACGCGCGGACGATGGGCGAGCTCCTGCTCCTCGTGCAGAACGCGCACTACGCGGAAGCGGTGGCGCGGGGTCGCGCGGAGGCGTCGGCGGTCCCCGATCGCCCCGAGGCGGTGCGGGCGATGCTGCGCGCGATCGTCGCCTACAACCGGCGCCGCATCGACACGGGCCGTCGCTACCTGCAGGAAGTGCTCTTCGGGGACCCGGATCAGCCTCACCGCGTCCAGGCGCTGGCGATCGTCGCCGAGGCCGACGCCGTGATCGCCGGGATCCTCGGTCGTGGCGGGCGTCTGAGCGAGAGCGAGGCCGAGCGCCGGGCGCGATCGATCTCGCAGATCCTGTTCGCGAACCTCGGCCTGAGTGAGAACCTCCGGCTCGACGACGAGCAGCTCGTCGACCTCGTCGCGTCGCAGTGCGCTCCCCTGCTCGACTGA
- a CDS encoding SDR family NAD(P)-dependent oxidoreductase, whose amino-acid sequence MRTAVITGGARGLGAATAERLRAEGVCVVTLDLAGAVDHRVDITDEAALSAVAAEIGPVDILINSAGIVGPGVPLLETSAEDWRRVIEVNVLGTVATMRTFVPGMVERGWGRVINFASMAGKDGNPNLSVYSASKAAVIALTKSSGKELATTGVLVNAIAPAVISTPMNAETAPDALAHITSLIPMRRIGQPEEVAELVAWLASDRVSFSTGAVYDISGGRATY is encoded by the coding sequence ATGAGAACCGCAGTCATCACAGGAGGAGCCCGAGGGCTGGGAGCCGCGACCGCAGAGCGCCTGAGGGCGGAGGGGGTCTGCGTCGTGACCCTCGATCTGGCCGGCGCGGTCGACCACCGGGTCGACATCACGGACGAGGCGGCGCTCTCCGCCGTCGCGGCCGAGATCGGTCCGGTCGACATCCTGATCAACTCCGCCGGGATCGTCGGACCGGGCGTGCCTCTTCTCGAGACGAGTGCGGAGGACTGGAGGCGGGTGATCGAGGTGAACGTCCTCGGGACGGTCGCGACGATGCGGACCTTCGTCCCGGGGATGGTCGAGCGGGGCTGGGGCCGTGTGATCAACTTCGCCAGCATGGCGGGCAAGGACGGCAACCCCAACCTCTCGGTCTACTCGGCGTCGAAGGCGGCCGTGATCGCGCTGACGAAGTCGTCCGGCAAGGAGCTGGCCACGACGGGTGTCCTCGTCAACGCGATCGCACCGGCCGTGATCTCGACGCCGATGAACGCCGAGACCGCGCCCGACGCCCTGGCGCACATCACCAGCCTGATCCCCATGCGCCGGATCGGCCAGCCAGAGGAGGTCGCGGAGCTCGTCGCGTGGCTCGCCTCCGACCGGGTCTCGTTCTCGACCGGCGCCGTCTACGACATCAGCGGAGGTCGGGCGACGTACTGA
- a CDS encoding alcohol dehydrogenase catalytic domain-containing protein has protein sequence MRAFVITGPGEAGVRDVAAPLAADGDVIVDVQRAGVCGTDVELFTGDMQYLADGATTYPIRIGHEWMGTVSALGDGVDRRWLGRRVTGDTMLGCGVCHRCRRGQHWVCGFRDELGVRDGRPGALAEQVCVPASSLRELPDSVDDTLGALVEPGGNALRSVQAAALQPGDRALVLGPGTIGLLVAMFARAAGAEVHLMGRSARSLGFARSLGFDGVWTEDELPDLSWDAVIDSSNAPQLPARALDLVEPGRRVVYVGLAGSPSTIDTRTLALKDVTAVGILSASPGLSGTIDAYASGAVDPHPLVAATVDLPGLTSVLRGDRPDGAGPGPKIQVGISTATPAPES, from the coding sequence ATGAGAGCCTTCGTCATCACGGGGCCGGGTGAAGCCGGCGTCCGCGACGTCGCGGCGCCGCTCGCCGCGGACGGCGACGTGATCGTCGACGTGCAGCGCGCGGGCGTGTGCGGCACGGACGTCGAGTTGTTCACCGGCGACATGCAGTACCTCGCCGACGGCGCCACCACCTACCCGATCCGCATCGGCCACGAGTGGATGGGCACCGTGTCCGCTCTCGGTGACGGGGTCGATCGACGCTGGCTGGGACGGCGGGTCACCGGCGACACCATGCTGGGCTGCGGGGTGTGCCACCGGTGCCGACGCGGCCAGCACTGGGTCTGCGGGTTCCGGGACGAACTCGGCGTCCGGGACGGGCGCCCCGGCGCGCTCGCCGAGCAGGTGTGCGTCCCCGCGTCCTCCCTGCGGGAGCTGCCCGACTCCGTCGACGACACCCTCGGCGCCCTCGTGGAACCGGGCGGCAACGCGCTGCGGTCGGTCCAGGCGGCCGCCCTGCAGCCCGGAGACCGAGCACTCGTCCTCGGACCGGGGACGATCGGACTCCTCGTCGCCATGTTCGCCCGAGCGGCCGGCGCCGAGGTGCATCTGATGGGTCGCAGCGCCCGATCACTGGGTTTCGCCCGGTCGCTCGGCTTCGACGGAGTCTGGACCGAGGACGAGCTCCCGGACCTGAGCTGGGACGCCGTCATCGACTCCTCCAATGCGCCGCAGCTCCCCGCCCGCGCCCTCGATCTCGTCGAACCGGGCCGACGGGTGGTCTACGTCGGCCTCGCGGGGAGTCCCAGCACCATCGACACCCGGACGCTGGCCCTCAAGGACGTCACCGCCGTCGGGATCCTCAGCGCGTCGCCCGGCCTCTCGGGCACGATCGACGCCTACGCGAGCGGCGCGGTCGACCCGCACCCGCTCGTCGCCGCGACGGTCGACCTCCCCGGCCTCACCTCCGTTCTCCGTGGCGATCGCCCGGATGGCGCGGGCCCCGGCCCGAAGATCCAGGTCGGCATCTCGACCGCCACCCCCGCACCGGAGAGCTGA
- a CDS encoding IclR family transcriptional regulator: MAVPSDEERLVGADRVLAVLIALAEHPTGATLEDVAHSVGATKSTVHRALATLRRAGLAAQLGRGVYLLGDEFYRIAFRSYALRPEGALIQPALDELSRRFGETVHFAVLEGQEVVYRAKVDPPSGAIRLTSVIGGRNPAYVTGVGKVLLAETVATECDLRSLLGDSFPKRTPHTLGTAEELWAELERTRRRGYGVDDQESELGVNCIALPVRLGPGLPPIGAISISALAFRTPLASLTARADEIRSVLESHRGAAAS; this comes from the coding sequence ATGGCCGTCCCATCCGACGAGGAGCGCCTGGTCGGCGCCGACCGCGTTCTGGCTGTCCTGATCGCTCTGGCCGAGCATCCCACCGGGGCGACGCTCGAGGATGTGGCGCACAGTGTCGGCGCGACGAAGTCGACCGTGCACCGCGCCCTCGCCACGCTCCGGCGCGCCGGCCTCGCGGCGCAACTCGGTCGAGGGGTCTACCTCCTCGGCGACGAGTTCTACCGGATCGCCTTCCGCAGCTACGCCCTCCGGCCAGAGGGTGCTCTGATCCAGCCGGCTCTTGACGAGCTCTCGCGACGCTTCGGTGAGACGGTGCACTTCGCTGTACTCGAGGGGCAGGAGGTGGTCTACCGGGCGAAGGTCGATCCTCCCTCCGGGGCGATCCGGCTGACCTCGGTCATCGGCGGCCGCAATCCCGCCTACGTCACCGGAGTCGGCAAGGTGCTCCTCGCCGAGACGGTCGCCACGGAGTGCGACCTGCGCAGCCTGCTGGGGGACTCGTTCCCGAAGCGCACCCCCCACACTCTCGGTACCGCTGAGGAGCTGTGGGCCGAGCTGGAGCGGACGCGTCGACGCGGGTACGGCGTCGACGATCAGGAGAGTGAACTGGGAGTCAACTGCATCGCGCTGCCGGTGCGCCTGGGCCCCGGCCTCCCGCCGATCGGCGCGATCAGCATCAGCGCCCTCGCGTTCCGCACTCCGCTCGCGAGCCTGACGGCGCGCGCTGACGAGATCCGCAGCGTCCTCGAGAGCCATCGGGGCGCGGCCGCCTCCTGA
- a CDS encoding carbohydrate ABC transporter permease, whose product MKTTRTSRIGSTVLAYGITIVFLIPVYILINLAIRPTADLTPALIPSANPTLDNFINAWTGSSLPQSIITSIIVTSVSCLVVLVIGTMAAYPLARSTARLSTTTYFVFLIGLLLPFQLALIPLYVQMRDLGLLGSIWSLVVVYSGVQMPFTIFLLTTFIRSSVPLEFEEAAQIDGTSPLGTFWHVVVPLLRPALGTCLILNSVGIWNDFFTPLVFLAGSGQVTIPMAIYQFVGQYVNNWPLIFASLIISMIPILAVYLLFQRYIIRGFAGGLKG is encoded by the coding sequence ATGAAGACCACCCGCACATCCCGCATCGGATCGACCGTGCTCGCGTACGGCATCACGATCGTCTTCCTCATCCCGGTCTACATCCTGATCAATCTCGCGATCAGACCGACCGCGGATCTCACCCCGGCGCTCATCCCGAGCGCGAACCCCACACTCGACAACTTTATCAACGCGTGGACCGGGTCGTCGCTGCCCCAATCGATCATCACGAGCATCATCGTCACGTCGGTGTCGTGTCTGGTCGTGCTCGTCATCGGCACCATGGCGGCCTATCCGCTGGCGCGCTCCACGGCCCGGCTCTCGACGACGACCTACTTCGTGTTCCTGATCGGTCTGCTGCTGCCGTTCCAGCTCGCACTCATCCCGCTCTACGTCCAGATGCGCGATCTGGGTCTGCTCGGGTCGATCTGGTCGCTCGTCGTCGTGTACAGCGGTGTCCAGATGCCCTTCACGATCTTCCTGCTGACGACCTTCATCCGCTCGAGCGTGCCGCTCGAGTTCGAGGAGGCGGCTCAGATCGACGGCACATCGCCCTTAGGGACGTTCTGGCACGTCGTCGTCCCTCTGCTGCGTCCAGCTCTCGGCACCTGCCTCATCCTGAACAGCGTGGGGATCTGGAACGACTTCTTCACACCGCTCGTCTTCCTCGCCGGGAGCGGGCAGGTGACGATTCCGATGGCGATCTACCAGTTCGTCGGGCAGTACGTGAACAACTGGCCGCTGATCTTCGCGTCCCTGATCATCTCGATGATCCCGATCCTGGCGGTGTACCTGCTGTTCCAGCGCTACATCATCCGCGGTTTCGCCGGCGGCCTGAAGGGCTGA
- a CDS encoding family 78 glycoside hydrolase catalytic domain: protein MTPIAPAGPTLASLAVTDPTRENAESVLEQGSRSAWIALPTAPAARNLRAIARDRVDWVGDAPLAQEFTSEGPVCAVHADLTGRLFEDVAFVLELESETGDVVGSLAVEGPQHIWDRHLHFITLDPPAPPGRYRLRLTRSRGEVGWYTGEPEPVASDDGVSAQPARGRAFAGSDQVRGVRCMAVETVPAANPRFAKEFRVESAPSSAHLAAVVLGNGVITLNGSVVGDELLDPAPTVYSERVLYRSWNIAPLIRAGSNLLEVQAGRGMFAARGANIWGWHVAPWHAEPMMNAVLLWRDDAGAHALGTDSGWMAAPSGTVLETLYGGETSRSTDEAPDWSPAVVVAGPSGVLERAALPPTREAGRLLPVVGTSHGSATLYDFGRVVTGKVLLDLEGPAGSSVAVRYGELLSPDGRVGVENTLVAGTPQLDVHRFETTAVVSAWSARFGYRGFRFVEVEVSGGAVASTPTAVSMHADIDRRGWFDSDEPVLTWADDAFRRTFLNNLQGIPTDTPVYEKNGWTADAMLATEAALHQFDVDGFLAKWLQDHADSQTADGEIPQIVPTPGFGERTDPAWSGSAVLIPWQLYWESGDDAVLRQCAPMIERFADSLLAIAGDGIWPIRSWGDWLAPGHSIPPEGTASTATLMMITVLQHAARILALVERQDAADRFADAATRTARTYHETHFDPSTGHYAVQGVSYRQTMNALPLVFGIVPGEFRSSVARSLVRDIEDRTHGHLDAGAIGARYLPDALSIAGRDDLALSILTCRTAPGWGAWYAAGEQTLRESWDADARSLNHYFLGGALSWVHQRVGGLRAAAPGWTVIDVDPIDDPRVRRGSLRHLTPQGPAALTWARSDAGLSGEIDVPPGSIARLRTADGVREFPPGRHPLASS, encoded by the coding sequence GTGACTCCGATCGCACCCGCTGGACCGACCCTCGCCTCCCTCGCGGTCACTGATCCGACTCGCGAGAACGCGGAGTCGGTGCTCGAACAGGGGTCCCGATCGGCCTGGATCGCCCTGCCGACCGCTCCCGCAGCTCGGAACCTCCGCGCGATCGCCCGAGATCGCGTCGACTGGGTGGGCGATGCGCCGCTGGCGCAGGAGTTCACCTCGGAGGGTCCTGTCTGCGCGGTTCACGCCGACCTCACCGGTCGACTGTTCGAGGACGTCGCCTTCGTCCTCGAACTGGAGTCGGAGACGGGGGACGTGGTCGGGAGTCTCGCCGTCGAGGGCCCGCAGCACATCTGGGACCGGCACCTGCACTTCATCACCCTCGATCCGCCGGCCCCGCCCGGGCGCTACCGCCTTCGACTGACCCGCTCGCGCGGAGAGGTCGGCTGGTACACGGGCGAACCGGAGCCTGTGGCGTCGGACGACGGCGTGTCTGCTCAGCCGGCGCGCGGCCGTGCCTTCGCGGGATCCGACCAGGTGCGCGGAGTGCGCTGCATGGCAGTGGAGACGGTACCCGCGGCCAATCCCCGATTCGCGAAGGAGTTCCGGGTCGAGAGCGCTCCGTCGAGCGCGCATCTCGCCGCCGTGGTGCTCGGGAACGGCGTCATCACTCTCAATGGGAGCGTTGTCGGGGACGAGCTCCTCGACCCGGCCCCGACCGTGTACTCCGAGCGGGTGCTCTACAGGAGCTGGAACATCGCTCCTCTGATACGCGCTGGGTCGAACCTGCTCGAAGTCCAGGCGGGCCGCGGCATGTTCGCTGCACGCGGGGCGAACATCTGGGGGTGGCACGTCGCACCCTGGCATGCCGAGCCGATGATGAACGCCGTCCTCCTCTGGCGCGACGACGCCGGCGCCCACGCGCTCGGCACCGACAGCGGCTGGATGGCCGCCCCCAGCGGCACCGTTCTCGAGACGCTCTACGGTGGAGAGACCTCGAGATCGACGGACGAAGCCCCGGACTGGTCGCCGGCTGTCGTCGTCGCGGGCCCGTCGGGCGTCCTCGAACGGGCCGCACTGCCCCCGACGCGCGAGGCGGGGCGACTGCTCCCCGTCGTCGGCACGAGTCACGGAAGCGCGACCCTCTACGACTTCGGCCGGGTCGTCACGGGGAAGGTCCTCCTCGACCTCGAGGGGCCAGCGGGCAGCAGTGTCGCGGTCCGCTACGGCGAGTTGCTCTCGCCGGACGGCCGGGTGGGAGTCGAGAACACGCTCGTCGCGGGCACACCCCAACTCGACGTCCACCGGTTCGAGACGACAGCCGTCGTGTCGGCGTGGTCGGCCCGGTTCGGCTATCGCGGCTTCCGGTTCGTCGAGGTCGAGGTCTCAGGCGGCGCGGTCGCCTCGACGCCCACCGCGGTCTCGATGCACGCCGACATCGACCGGCGCGGCTGGTTCGACTCGGACGAGCCCGTTCTCACCTGGGCCGACGACGCGTTCCGTCGCACCTTCCTGAACAACCTCCAGGGCATCCCGACCGACACCCCCGTCTACGAGAAGAACGGCTGGACCGCTGACGCGATGCTGGCGACGGAGGCGGCGCTGCATCAGTTCGACGTCGACGGGTTCCTCGCCAAGTGGCTGCAGGACCACGCCGACTCGCAGACCGCGGACGGCGAGATCCCGCAGATCGTGCCGACCCCCGGCTTCGGCGAACGGACGGATCCCGCGTGGAGCGGATCGGCCGTGCTCATTCCATGGCAGCTCTACTGGGAGTCCGGGGACGACGCGGTACTGCGGCAGTGTGCTCCCATGATCGAGAGGTTCGCCGACTCGCTTCTCGCGATCGCGGGTGACGGGATCTGGCCGATCCGCAGCTGGGGCGACTGGCTCGCTCCCGGGCACTCCATCCCCCCGGAGGGGACGGCTTCCACCGCGACGCTGATGATGATCACCGTCCTGCAGCATGCGGCGCGCATCCTGGCTCTGGTGGAGCGTCAGGACGCCGCGGACCGGTTCGCCGATGCGGCCACGCGCACGGCCAGGACGTACCACGAGACGCACTTCGACCCCTCCACGGGGCACTACGCAGTCCAGGGCGTCTCCTATCGCCAGACGATGAACGCGCTGCCGCTCGTCTTCGGGATCGTCCCCGGGGAGTTCCGCTCGTCCGTCGCCCGCAGCCTCGTGCGCGACATCGAGGACCGGACGCACGGGCACCTGGACGCCGGGGCCATCGGCGCCCGGTACCTGCCCGACGCACTGAGCATCGCAGGACGGGACGATCTCGCCCTCAGCATCCTGACTTGCAGGACGGCACCGGGCTGGGGCGCCTGGTATGCAGCGGGAGAGCAGACCCTGAGGGAGTCGTGGGACGCGGACGCCCGTTCACTCAACCACTACTTCCTCGGCGGCGCTCTGAGCTGGGTGCACCAGCGGGTCGGCGGCCTCCGAGCGGCCGCGCCCGGCTGGACGGTGATCGACGTCGATCCCATTGACGACCCGCGAGTGAGACGGGGGTCGCTGCGTCACCTGACGCCGCAGGGGCCCGCCGCGCTGACCTGGGCTCGCAGCGACGCCGGCCTCTCCGGGGAGATCGACGTGCCGCCGGGCAGCATCGCCCGTCTCCGGACGGCCGACGGGGTTCGCGAGTTCCCTCCTGGACGTCATCCGCTCGCGTCCTCCTGA
- a CDS encoding alkene reductase, which translates to MAPSPTLWQPHTLGRLELPHRLALAPMTRSRARADGTPHASAAEYYRQRAGLGLLISEGTQPSAAGQGFLNSPGIHSPEQIEGWRAIADAVHEEGGALFIQVMHAGRVSHPDNTANGSDPVGPSAIGADVDMFTPTGPQKTPVPRELTTSEVEGVVEEFRHAAASAVAAGADGVELHAANGFLLHQFLAPNANVRSDRYGGSVENRARLVVEVARAAAEEIGADRVGVRISPAIGLGGLEEGTPSQVLEQYLHLVSELAPLGLAYLHVLHLGDDELLRSIRSAWPTSLLVLRPGQERDRLGDDVEAGLADVTPVGRLALANPDLVERLREGAALTEADPATFYGGGDEGYVDYPVLARA; encoded by the coding sequence ATGGCCCCCTCACCGACTCTCTGGCAGCCCCACACTCTGGGACGCCTCGAACTCCCCCACCGCCTCGCCCTCGCGCCCATGACCCGCAGCCGCGCACGAGCCGACGGAACCCCGCACGCGTCTGCGGCCGAGTACTACCGTCAGCGCGCCGGCCTCGGCCTCCTGATCTCGGAGGGCACTCAGCCCTCCGCCGCCGGACAGGGCTTCCTGAACTCCCCCGGCATCCACTCCCCCGAGCAGATCGAGGGCTGGCGCGCGATCGCGGACGCGGTGCACGAGGAGGGCGGCGCCCTGTTCATCCAGGTGATGCACGCCGGTCGGGTCTCGCACCCCGACAACACCGCGAACGGCAGCGACCCCGTCGGCCCGTCGGCGATCGGTGCCGACGTCGACATGTTCACACCGACCGGACCGCAGAAGACCCCGGTTCCCCGCGAGCTGACCACCTCGGAGGTCGAGGGCGTCGTCGAGGAGTTCCGTCACGCGGCGGCATCCGCCGTCGCGGCCGGCGCCGACGGAGTCGAACTGCACGCCGCCAACGGCTTCCTCCTCCACCAGTTCCTCGCCCCGAACGCGAACGTCCGCTCCGACCGGTACGGCGGATCCGTCGAGAACCGCGCGCGCCTCGTGGTCGAGGTCGCGCGCGCCGCGGCCGAGGAGATCGGAGCGGATCGCGTCGGGGTGCGGATCTCCCCCGCGATCGGTCTCGGCGGCCTGGAGGAGGGGACCCCTTCCCAGGTGCTCGAGCAGTACCTCCACCTCGTCTCCGAGCTCGCTCCGCTCGGACTCGCCTACCTCCACGTCCTGCACCTCGGCGACGACGAGCTGCTCCGGTCGATCCGGAGCGCGTGGCCGACGTCGCTCCTGGTGCTCCGGCCGGGGCAGGAGCGCGATCGTCTCGGCGACGACGTCGAGGCCGGCCTCGCCGACGTCACGCCGGTCGGACGTCTCGCCCTGGCGAACCCCGACCTCGTCGAGCGCCTGCGCGAGGGCGCCGCACTCACCGAGGCGGATCCGGCGACGTTCTACGGCGGCGGCGATGAGGGCTACGTCGACTACCCGGTGCTCGCCCGCGCATGA
- a CDS encoding fumarylacetoacetate hydrolase family protein, producing the protein MKLLRVGPAGSEKPAALGPDGSYIDLSDVVDDFDERFFGSGGLDRLRPIVQERLAAGAAVPLGDARVGAPIARPHQILCIGLNYSDHAAETGQAVPAEPILFTKSPNTLIGPDDDVRIPRGSTKPDWEVELGIVIGTRTSYLDSVEDARAAIAGFVAVNDVSERAFQIERGGQWSKGKSAETFNPAGPWLVTPDEIDDVLALDMWLDVNGVRRQTGSTSTMIFDPYFIVHYLSQFLVLEPGDLINTGTPPGVGMGFQPPIWLQPGDVMELGIEGLGRQRQHVLAPR; encoded by the coding sequence ATGAAACTGCTCCGCGTCGGCCCCGCCGGATCCGAGAAGCCCGCCGCCCTGGGCCCGGACGGCTCGTACATCGATCTGTCGGACGTCGTCGACGACTTCGACGAGCGCTTCTTCGGCTCCGGCGGCCTCGATCGCCTGCGCCCGATCGTGCAGGAGCGACTGGCCGCCGGCGCAGCGGTCCCGCTCGGCGACGCCCGAGTCGGCGCTCCGATCGCGCGTCCGCACCAGATCCTCTGCATCGGACTGAACTACAGCGACCACGCCGCGGAGACGGGTCAGGCGGTCCCGGCCGAGCCCATCCTCTTCACCAAGTCCCCGAACACGCTCATCGGCCCGGACGACGACGTCCGCATCCCGCGCGGATCGACGAAGCCCGACTGGGAGGTCGAGCTGGGCATCGTGATCGGCACGAGGACGAGCTACCTCGACTCCGTCGAGGACGCCCGGGCGGCGATCGCCGGCTTCGTCGCCGTCAACGACGTCAGCGAGCGCGCCTTCCAGATCGAGCGGGGCGGCCAGTGGAGCAAGGGCAAGTCCGCGGAGACGTTCAACCCCGCCGGACCCTGGCTCGTCACGCCCGACGAGATCGACGACGTGCTGGCGCTCGACATGTGGCTCGATGTCAACGGCGTCCGCAGGCAGACCGGATCCACGTCGACGATGATCTTCGACCCGTACTTCATCGTCCACTACCTCAGCCAGTTCCTCGTCCTGGAACCTGGCGACCTGATCAACACCGGGACTCCCCCCGGAGTCGGGATGGGCTTCCAGCCTCCGATCTGGCTGCAGCCCGGTGACGTGATGGAGCTCGGCATCGAGGGTCTCGGTCGGCAGCGGCAGCACGTCCTCGCCCCGCGATGA